The following coding sequences are from one Kallotenue papyrolyticum window:
- a CDS encoding glycosyltransferase family 2 protein: MIETRQAPAAAPARATDHPVISVVAPVYNEAPTLPLFCERVIAALEPLGEPFELVLVNDGSRDGSYEVMVELHRRDPRIKVINFSRNFGHQIAITAGIDYARGDAVVVIDSDLQDPPEVIPQLVAKWREGYGIVFATRAEREGETWFKKATAAFFYRLIRRITNVNIPLDTGDFRLMDRRVVDALKQMREHHRFMRGLSVWVGFRQTGVEYRRAPRHAGETKYPLSKMIRFALDGITSFSYLPLQLATYFGFVIAGISLLALIAVIVLRLWTGSGLAGEDGAFYGQASTLVSVLFLGGIQLIFLGIIGEYLGRIYDEVKRRPLYIVSEVLGLDEDRHP, encoded by the coding sequence ATGATCGAGACACGCCAGGCGCCGGCGGCGGCGCCGGCCCGCGCAACCGATCACCCGGTCATTTCGGTGGTCGCGCCGGTGTACAACGAAGCGCCGACGTTGCCGCTCTTTTGCGAGCGCGTGATTGCCGCGTTGGAACCGCTGGGCGAGCCCTTCGAGCTGGTGCTGGTCAACGATGGCAGCCGCGATGGCTCCTACGAGGTCATGGTCGAACTGCACCGACGCGATCCGCGCATCAAGGTGATCAATTTTTCGCGCAATTTCGGCCACCAGATCGCCATTACCGCCGGCATCGACTACGCGCGCGGTGACGCGGTCGTGGTGATCGACTCCGACCTGCAGGATCCACCGGAAGTGATCCCGCAGTTGGTTGCCAAGTGGCGCGAAGGCTACGGCATCGTCTTTGCCACGCGCGCCGAGCGCGAGGGCGAGACCTGGTTCAAAAAAGCGACGGCGGCCTTCTTCTACCGCCTGATCCGGCGCATCACCAACGTCAACATCCCGCTGGATACCGGCGATTTTCGCCTGATGGATCGGCGCGTGGTCGATGCGCTCAAGCAGATGCGCGAACACCATCGCTTCATGCGCGGGCTATCGGTGTGGGTCGGCTTTCGCCAGACCGGCGTGGAGTATCGTCGCGCGCCGCGCCATGCCGGCGAGACCAAGTATCCGCTCAGCAAGATGATCCGGTTTGCGCTGGATGGCATCACCAGTTTCTCCTACCTGCCACTCCAGTTGGCCACCTACTTCGGCTTTGTGATCGCCGGCATCAGCCTGCTGGCGCTGATCGCCGTGATCGTGCTGCGCCTGTGGACCGGCAGTGGGCTGGCAGGCGAGGACGGCGCGTTCTACGGCCAGGCCTCCACCCTGGTGAGCGTGCTGTTCCTGGGCGGCATTCAGTTGATCTTCCTCGGCATCATCGGCGAATACCTGGGCCGCATCTACGACGAGGTCAAACGGCGTCCGCTGTACATCGTCTCCGAGGTGCTGGGACTGGATGAGGATCGCCACCCGTGA
- a CDS encoding NUDIX domain-containing protein, giving the protein MTGLVAWLLSRLFPWLVRARRVYRHIARPVTVGVRALIVQDGQVLLVRQHGRATWELPGGGVGRGESLRAAAVREAREETGIEVVAERLLGVYSAMVEGMSNHVAVYVCRPTEAGREQPTVQANLEIAEARYWPLDALPPVADRNFAQRLREYASGGSGFDGAL; this is encoded by the coding sequence GTGACCGGCCTTGTCGCGTGGCTGCTGTCCCGCCTGTTCCCCTGGCTGGTGCGCGCGCGGCGGGTGTATCGGCACATCGCCCGTCCGGTGACCGTCGGCGTGCGCGCGTTGATCGTGCAGGACGGGCAGGTGCTGCTGGTGCGGCAGCATGGCCGCGCCACCTGGGAGCTGCCCGGCGGGGGCGTGGGGCGCGGCGAGTCGTTGCGCGCGGCGGCGGTGCGCGAGGCGCGCGAGGAGACCGGCATCGAGGTAGTCGCCGAGCGGCTGCTGGGCGTGTACAGCGCGATGGTGGAGGGCATGAGCAACCATGTTGCCGTGTATGTCTGCCGACCCACCGAGGCAGGCCGGGAGCAGCCCACCGTGCAGGCCAACCTCGAGATCGCCGAAGCGCGGTACTGGCCGCTGGATGCGCTGCCGCCCGTGGCCGATCGCAACTTTGCGCAGCGCCTGCGCGAGTACGCCTCGGGCGGCAGTGGCTTCGATGGAGCGTTATGA
- a CDS encoding NUDIX hydrolase yields MSVFTPILATLGYVLAPDRRRVLLVHRNKRPDDLHYGKYNGLGGKVDRGESVSDCMRREILEEAGIEVEHMRLRGTISWPGFGKRGEDWFGFIFLIDRWRGTPHAGNHEGTLEWVALERLLDLPMWESDRLFLPMVFDDSPAIFYGVMPYHNGRMLAWSYQRF; encoded by the coding sequence ATGAGCGTCTTTACACCGATTCTGGCAACCCTGGGCTACGTGCTCGCGCCCGACCGCCGGCGCGTGCTGCTGGTGCATCGCAACAAGCGTCCCGACGATCTGCACTACGGCAAATACAACGGGCTGGGCGGTAAAGTCGATCGCGGCGAGTCGGTCAGCGACTGCATGCGCCGCGAGATCCTGGAAGAGGCTGGCATCGAGGTCGAACACATGCGTCTGCGCGGCACGATCAGCTGGCCTGGCTTCGGCAAGCGCGGCGAAGACTGGTTTGGGTTCATCTTCCTGATCGACCGCTGGCGTGGCACGCCCCACGCCGGCAACCACGAGGGCACGCTGGAGTGGGTCGCCCTGGAGCGGCTCCTCGATCTGCCGATGTGGGAGAGCGATCGGCTCTTTCTGCCGATGGTCTTCGACGACTCGCCGGCGATCTTCTACGGCGTGATGCCCTACCACAACGGGCGCATGCTGGCCTGGAGCTACCAGCGCTTTTGA
- the serS gene encoding serine--tRNA ligase, with amino-acid sequence MLDIRLFREQPDLVKDGLRKVGADPALVDRVRALDEQRRTLIFEVEQLKAAKNAASREIGKLKDPAERERRIAEIRAQGDRIPELDRQIAALEAELEQVLLEIPNLPDPAVPVGADESENVIVRVEGAERHFDFTPKPHWDLGPELGIIDFERGVKISGSRFYILKGLGARLQRALITFFIDLHTREHGYTEVYPPFVVKQACLYGTGQLPKFGDNLYHDAEEDFWWVPTAEVPVTNMYRDEILDGRALPIYHVAYTPCWRREQMSAGRDVRGIKRGHQFDKVELVKFVHPDTSNDELQRLIGEAEAVCRALGLRYRIVQMCTGDLSFTAAIKYDIEVWAPGVGEWLEVSSCSNFKDFQARRANIRFRPEPGAKPEYVHTLNGSGLALPRVMIAILENYQRADGSVAIPEVLQPYMGGITEIPAPR; translated from the coding sequence ATGCTGGACATTCGTCTGTTTCGCGAACAGCCCGATCTGGTCAAAGACGGACTGCGCAAGGTCGGCGCCGATCCGGCGCTGGTTGATCGCGTGCGCGCGCTGGATGAGCAACGGCGCACCCTGATCTTCGAGGTCGAACAGCTCAAGGCTGCCAAAAATGCCGCATCGCGCGAGATCGGCAAGCTCAAGGATCCGGCTGAGCGCGAGCGGCGCATCGCCGAGATCCGCGCGCAGGGCGACCGCATCCCGGAGCTGGATCGCCAGATCGCTGCCCTGGAAGCCGAGCTGGAGCAGGTGCTGCTGGAGATCCCCAACCTGCCCGATCCGGCGGTGCCGGTCGGCGCCGACGAGAGCGAAAATGTGATCGTGCGCGTGGAGGGCGCGGAACGACACTTCGACTTCACGCCCAAGCCGCACTGGGACCTGGGGCCGGAGCTGGGGATCATCGACTTCGAGCGCGGCGTCAAGATCAGCGGCTCGCGCTTCTACATCCTCAAGGGCCTGGGCGCGCGTTTGCAGCGGGCGCTGATCACCTTTTTCATCGATCTGCATACCCGCGAGCACGGCTACACCGAGGTCTATCCGCCCTTTGTCGTCAAGCAGGCCTGCCTCTATGGCACGGGACAACTGCCGAAGTTCGGCGATAACCTGTACCATGATGCCGAAGAGGACTTCTGGTGGGTGCCGACTGCCGAAGTGCCCGTCACCAACATGTACCGGGATGAGATCCTGGACGGGCGCGCGCTGCCGATCTACCATGTGGCCTACACGCCCTGCTGGCGGCGCGAGCAGATGTCGGCCGGTCGCGACGTGCGCGGCATCAAGCGTGGTCACCAGTTCGACAAGGTTGAGCTGGTCAAATTCGTCCATCCCGACACCTCGAACGACGAGCTGCAGCGCCTGATCGGCGAGGCCGAGGCGGTCTGTCGCGCGCTGGGTCTGCGCTACCGCATCGTGCAGATGTGCACCGGCGATCTCTCGTTCACCGCGGCGATCAAATACGATATCGAGGTTTGGGCGCCCGGCGTCGGCGAGTGGCTGGAGGTCTCGAGCTGTTCGAACTTCAAGGACTTTCAGGCGCGGCGCGCCAACATTCGCTTCCGTCCGGAGCCGGGCGCCAAGCCGGAGTACGTCCACACGCTCAACGGCTCGGGATTGGCCCTGCCGCGCGTGATGATCGCCATCCTGGAAAATTACCAGCGCGCGGATGGGTCGGTGGCGATCCCGGAGGTGTTGCAGCCCTACATGGGTGGTATCACCGAGATTCCCGCGCCACGCTGA
- a CDS encoding DUF1206 domain-containing protein gives MRRQQAERAARQAASWIEWLGRLGYAAKGLVYGLVGLLALQVALGRGGALTDPRSALPVLLQAPFGRALLAVVALGLAGHALWRFVQALLDTEARGRRLKGLLIRAGYAGVGVLYLGLALAAVRLSAGAGGTSGTDVPDLTARLMRQPLGRYLVLAVGLVVVGVGLYQIAKGWRRRFRRELRLAQMSAREQRLAERSGLVGLLAHGLALGLVGLFLIVAAWRADPGEARGLGATLATLAQQPFGPWLLGAMALGLLAYACFTIVEARYRRMIVA, from the coding sequence ATGCGCCGGCAGCAGGCGGAACGGGCGGCGCGGCAGGCTGCGTCCTGGATCGAATGGCTGGGTCGTCTCGGCTACGCCGCCAAAGGCCTGGTCTATGGGCTGGTTGGCCTGCTGGCGTTGCAGGTGGCGCTGGGACGCGGCGGGGCGCTCACCGATCCGCGTAGTGCGCTGCCCGTGCTGTTGCAGGCGCCCTTTGGCCGCGCGCTGCTGGCAGTGGTGGCGCTGGGACTGGCGGGCCATGCCCTGTGGCGCTTTGTGCAGGCGCTGCTCGACACCGAAGCCAGAGGCCGCCGGCTCAAAGGGCTGTTGATCCGCGCCGGCTACGCGGGCGTGGGCGTGCTCTACCTGGGTTTGGCGCTGGCCGCGGTGCGCTTGAGCGCGGGCGCGGGTGGAACGAGCGGTACAGATGTACCGGATCTCACGGCGCGGTTGATGCGTCAGCCGCTGGGCCGCTATCTGGTGCTGGCGGTCGGGCTGGTGGTGGTGGGCGTGGGCCTGTATCAGATCGCCAAGGGCTGGCGCAGACGCTTCCGCCGCGAGTTGCGCCTGGCGCAGATGAGCGCGCGCGAACAACGCCTGGCCGAACGCAGCGGACTGGTCGGCCTGCTGGCGCACGGCCTGGCGCTGGGGCTGGTCGGTCTGTTTCTGATCGTCGCCGCCTGGCGCGCCGATCCAGGCGAGGCGCGTGGCCTGGGCGCGACGCTGGCCACGCTGGCGCAGCAGCCCTTCGGGCCTTGGTTGCTGGGCGCAATGGCGCTGGGCCTGCTGGCCTACGCCTGCTTCACCATCGTCGAGGCGCGCTACCGCCGCATGATCGTCGCCTGA
- a CDS encoding ring-cleaving dioxygenase: protein MELGGLHHVTAVTGDAAGNVAFYTQVLGLRLVKKTVNQDDVTAYHLFYGDELGHPGTEVTFFDWPRIGPALRGTQTIALIALRVPDAAALRWWARRFEQLGIAYRQERELDDRPALAFADPEGQALRLVADARGVASTPWRRSPVPPEVAIRGLHAVTLCVADATPTADFLRDVLGFRQIGSYPFPDNAARAVQVWAVGAGGSGAEVHLEERPELPPGRVGIGGVHHVALRAPDAAQQQAWRERIRRAGLAVTPVIDRYYFRSIYFHVPGQVLFEIATDGPGFAADEDPEHLGERLALPPFLEPRRAEIERGLRPL from the coding sequence ATGGAACTCGGCGGTCTGCACCATGTCACAGCAGTGACCGGCGATGCCGCTGGCAACGTGGCTTTCTATACGCAGGTGTTGGGCCTGCGCCTGGTCAAAAAGACCGTCAACCAGGATGATGTGACGGCCTATCACCTGTTCTATGGTGACGAGCTGGGCCATCCCGGTACCGAAGTGACCTTTTTCGACTGGCCTCGCATCGGGCCGGCGCTGCGCGGCACGCAGACGATCGCCCTGATCGCCCTGCGGGTACCCGACGCCGCGGCCCTACGCTGGTGGGCGCGCCGTTTCGAGCAGTTGGGTATCGCCTACCGCCAGGAGCGCGAGTTGGACGATCGGCCGGCGCTGGCCTTTGCCGATCCCGAAGGGCAGGCGCTGCGGCTGGTGGCCGATGCACGCGGCGTGGCGAGCACGCCCTGGCGGCGCAGCCCGGTGCCCCCGGAGGTGGCGATCCGCGGCCTGCATGCCGTGACGCTGTGTGTTGCGGACGCCACGCCCACCGCCGACTTTTTGCGCGACGTGCTTGGCTTTCGGCAGATTGGTAGCTATCCCTTCCCCGACAACGCTGCCCGCGCCGTGCAGGTCTGGGCGGTAGGAGCGGGCGGTTCCGGCGCCGAAGTGCACCTGGAGGAGCGACCCGAGCTGCCGCCAGGCCGTGTCGGCATCGGCGGCGTGCACCATGTGGCGCTGCGCGCGCCCGACGCAGCGCAGCAGCAGGCCTGGCGCGAACGCATTCGCCGCGCCGGTCTGGCCGTCACACCGGTGATCGACCGCTACTACTTCCGCTCGATCTACTTCCACGTGCCCGGTCAGGTCTTGTTTGAGATCGCCACGGATGGTCCCGGCTTCGCCGCCGATGAGGACCCAGAGCATCTGGGTGAGCGCCTGGCACTCCCGCCCTTCCTAGAGCCGCGGCGCGCCGAGATTGAGCGCGGGTTGCGACCGCTGTGA
- a CDS encoding PD-(D/E)XK nuclease family protein produces the protein MSMPPAADHQSDLRLTPTALSQFIRLDACRRFLWFQLHPQATHALQQRYGTHPRPLSPLLAEAGQRFEQEVIRTLATHHRVIELRECAPSETVTALRAVGREPVILTQAALEGCIGGWWLQGRADLIEVVRDRQGGLHALVADIKASREERLEHRVQVALYTLLLEDVSRRAGLPLQRSVGAVVHRDDARAFRTLHDPELHFDLAPYRQLALHLLDGPDAPLAEVRAADLDALPFALGTHCDGCFFNEICLPRAAERADLALIPEVSRPLRAALHAHDIRDLYALADLYMPSGAEAWQPNPRHAARLALLQRDPLLAGQIERLAARARAVLKRLDPTLDAPVLLPDAPPAPLPNRTAYPHLIELLLDLQVDDLTGGVYLAAALVRGPQEERCITRLSAAPPLPELEAALLTEFAQALETALRQVAADDAPPLHLTVYDRRAQRVGAGGLHPPYAAPSVAGGAGRLAGGAAAGASRDLRAAAGDCARSAQPTPDLRLAPCRGYCGLAARGQLRLDHRHA, from the coding sequence ATGAGTATGCCGCCTGCCGCCGATCACCAGTCCGATCTGCGTCTCACGCCGACGGCGCTGAGTCAGTTCATTCGCCTGGATGCCTGCCGACGCTTTCTCTGGTTTCAGCTCCATCCCCAGGCGACGCACGCGCTTCAACAGCGCTATGGCACGCATCCGCGTCCGCTCTCGCCGCTGTTGGCCGAAGCCGGGCAGCGCTTCGAGCAGGAGGTGATCCGCACACTGGCCACGCACCATCGTGTGATCGAGCTGCGCGAGTGCGCGCCAAGCGAGACGGTCACGGCGCTGCGCGCGGTAGGCCGCGAGCCGGTGATCCTGACACAAGCAGCGCTGGAGGGGTGCATCGGCGGGTGGTGGCTGCAGGGCCGCGCCGATCTGATCGAAGTGGTGCGCGACCGGCAGGGCGGCCTGCACGCGCTGGTGGCCGACATCAAGGCCAGTCGCGAGGAACGGCTGGAGCATCGCGTCCAAGTGGCGCTCTACACCCTGCTGCTGGAGGATGTGAGCCGCCGCGCCGGGCTGCCGCTGCAGCGCAGCGTGGGCGCTGTGGTGCATCGTGACGATGCGCGCGCCTTTCGCACGCTGCACGACCCGGAACTGCACTTCGATCTGGCGCCCTACCGCCAGCTGGCGCTGCATCTGCTGGACGGGCCGGATGCGCCACTTGCGGAGGTGCGCGCCGCCGACCTCGACGCGCTGCCCTTCGCGCTCGGTACGCACTGTGACGGTTGCTTTTTCAACGAGATCTGTCTGCCGCGCGCCGCCGAACGCGCCGATCTGGCGCTGATCCCTGAGGTCAGCCGTCCGCTGCGCGCGGCGCTCCATGCACATGACATCCGCGATCTGTACGCACTAGCCGATCTGTACATGCCGTCCGGCGCCGAGGCGTGGCAGCCTAACCCTCGGCACGCCGCGCGGCTGGCGCTGCTGCAACGCGATCCTCTGCTGGCCGGGCAGATCGAACGGCTGGCCGCCCGCGCGCGAGCCGTGCTCAAGCGCCTCGATCCGACGTTGGATGCGCCGGTGCTGCTGCCGGATGCGCCGCCGGCGCCGCTCCCGAACCGTACCGCCTATCCGCACCTGATCGAGCTGCTGCTCGACCTGCAGGTGGATGACCTGACCGGCGGTGTCTATCTGGCCGCGGCGCTGGTGCGCGGCCCGCAAGAGGAGCGCTGCATCACGCGCCTGAGCGCCGCGCCGCCGCTGCCGGAGCTGGAGGCCGCCCTGCTGACGGAGTTTGCCCAAGCGCTCGAAACGGCACTACGTCAGGTGGCGGCAGATGACGCCCCGCCGTTGCATCTCACGGTGTACGATCGGCGCGCGCAGCGGGTTGGCGCTGGAGGCCTGCACCCGCCATACGCAGCGCCATCCGTTGCTGGCGGCGCTGGTCGCCTGGCTGGAGGAGCAGCCGCAGGTGCGTCGCGCGACCTGCGCGCGGCTGCAGGAGATTGTGCGCGCTCAGCGCAACCTACGCCTGACCTGCGACTCGCTCCATGCCGTGGCTACTGCGGTCTGGCGGCGCGAGGGCAACTTCGCCTGGACCACCGCCACGCATGA
- a CDS encoding DEAD/DEAH box helicase, whose product MADDLLGDRLRATLDALATNPLAQWLLHAPDARAVRPGPFTEAALQHAADRLLAARQLAPTATQRDVIVGGSDLPLRLVQGPPGTGKSHTLGLAVVARLLAAAEAGQPLRVAVTAKTHSAVQVALSHIARAWQAWPPDERPPLLSDLPIVKLGGERLPEDAPVGWVDPRRNKKRLRQLVAGACVIGGTPGGLSTLLEQVARATDQPGCFDLLVIDEASQMSLPEGLLAASCLQAHGQMIVVGDHRQMPPIIVHRWEAMCGPLRDWQPERSLFRWLLDEGAPLVALDQSFRLHREHAAFLQRVIYRADGIAFHSQRDSLLPARRFDDALVDAALRWDVPLTVIEHAERASRQHNPFEAELVEALARACLALGLDGHEGVGVVVPHRAQKAALRARLPELAAAEAIDTVERFQGGERDVIIVACTASEPDYILSEAEFLLDAQRLNVALSRARKKVIVVAAATVFSALPTELEIFERLRLWQQLRAHVADHPLWSGVWRETAVRVAGPPARPAG is encoded by the coding sequence ATGGCCGATGATCTACTGGGCGACCGTCTGCGGGCAACGCTGGATGCGCTGGCGACCAATCCGCTGGCGCAGTGGCTGTTGCACGCGCCCGACGCGCGCGCGGTTCGGCCCGGCCCATTCACCGAGGCGGCGCTGCAGCACGCCGCCGACCGTCTGCTGGCTGCGCGGCAACTCGCGCCCACGGCCACGCAGCGCGACGTGATCGTCGGCGGGAGCGACCTGCCGCTGCGTCTGGTGCAGGGACCGCCCGGCACGGGCAAGTCGCATACGCTCGGGTTGGCGGTGGTGGCGCGGTTGCTGGCTGCTGCCGAGGCCGGGCAGCCCCTGCGCGTGGCGGTGACGGCCAAGACGCATAGCGCCGTGCAGGTGGCGCTGAGCCACATCGCACGCGCCTGGCAGGCCTGGCCGCCGGACGAGCGGCCACCGCTGCTGAGCGATCTGCCGATCGTCAAACTGGGCGGCGAGCGGCTGCCAGAGGATGCGCCCGTGGGCTGGGTCGATCCGCGACGCAACAAAAAGCGGCTGCGCCAGCTCGTAGCCGGTGCCTGCGTGATCGGCGGCACGCCCGGCGGCCTGAGCACGCTGCTGGAGCAGGTCGCCCGTGCTACGGATCAGCCGGGCTGCTTCGATCTGCTGGTGATCGATGAAGCCTCGCAGATGAGCCTGCCGGAGGGCCTGCTGGCGGCGAGTTGTCTGCAAGCGCACGGCCAGATGATCGTGGTTGGTGATCACCGTCAGATGCCACCGATCATCGTGCACCGTTGGGAGGCCATGTGCGGCCCGCTGCGCGACTGGCAGCCAGAGCGCTCGCTGTTCCGCTGGCTGCTCGACGAGGGCGCGCCGCTGGTAGCGCTCGACCAGAGCTTCCGGTTGCACCGCGAGCATGCTGCCTTTCTGCAGCGCGTGATCTACCGAGCCGACGGGATCGCCTTTCATTCGCAGCGCGACAGCCTGCTGCCGGCGCGGCGCTTTGATGACGCGCTGGTGGATGCCGCGCTGCGCTGGGACGTGCCGCTGACGGTGATCGAACACGCCGAGCGCGCCTCGCGGCAGCACAATCCGTTCGAGGCCGAGCTGGTGGAGGCGCTAGCGCGCGCCTGCCTGGCGCTGGGCCTGGATGGCCACGAGGGCGTGGGCGTGGTCGTACCGCACCGCGCGCAGAAAGCCGCCTTGCGCGCGCGGCTGCCCGAGCTGGCGGCTGCCGAGGCGATCGATACCGTCGAGCGCTTCCAGGGCGGCGAGCGCGATGTGATCATTGTGGCCTGCACCGCTTCCGAGCCCGACTATATCCTCAGCGAGGCCGAGTTTCTGCTCGATGCGCAGCGGCTCAACGTCGCGCTGTCGCGCGCCCGCAAAAAAGTGATCGTGGTGGCGGCGGCGACGGTCTTCAGTGCCTTGCCCACCGAGCTGGAGATCTTTGAACGGCTACGTCTATGGCAGCAGTTGCGCGCCCATGTGGCCGACCATCCGCTCTGGTCCGGCGTGTGGCGCGAGACCGCGGTGCGCGTTGCCGGACCGCCGGCGCGCCCGGCGGGCTGA
- a CDS encoding DJ-1/PfpI family protein: MLWFGRSKRRLARARVAILITDGVEQAQLDAVIKRLRAHGAQVFLIGVRPGKVQAMRALRPSTKIAVDITLDEVHPASFQALVIPGGSLQVDRLRRDPGVLQFVREFDRAGQPIAVIGHAALVLASAGLLAGRRLTGWPGIRDDVVNAGGVWVDAPYVVDDNLLSGRATRDAHAWSKQVAKHIARRAEVVEV; the protein is encoded by the coding sequence ATGTTGTGGTTCGGACGCTCGAAACGCCGGCTCGCACGCGCACGCGTGGCGATCCTGATCACCGACGGCGTGGAACAGGCGCAGCTCGACGCCGTGATCAAGCGCCTGCGCGCGCACGGGGCACAGGTCTTTCTGATCGGCGTGCGGCCCGGCAAGGTGCAGGCTATGCGCGCGCTGCGTCCCAGCACCAAGATCGCGGTGGACATTACCCTTGACGAGGTACATCCGGCCTCGTTTCAAGCGCTGGTGATCCCCGGCGGCTCGCTGCAGGTCGATCGGCTGCGCCGCGATCCGGGCGTGCTCCAGTTCGTGCGCGAGTTCGACCGCGCCGGACAGCCGATCGCGGTGATCGGCCATGCCGCGCTGGTGCTGGCCTCAGCGGGCCTCCTGGCCGGACGACGCCTCACCGGCTGGCCGGGCATTCGCGACGACGTCGTCAACGCCGGCGGTGTGTGGGTGGACGCGCCCTACGTGGTAGACGATAACCTGCTGAGTGGACGGGCCACGCGCGATGCGCACGCCTGGAGCAAGCAGGTAGCCAAACATATCGCCAGACGCGCCGAGGTGGTCGAGGTCTGA
- the ruvA gene encoding Holliday junction branch migration protein RuvA, translating to MIASLRGNLLAVGPDSAVIETGGIGFQVFVPRPLARRLQVGAEVLLHTYLHVREDALVLYGFESPEQRAFFETLLGVSGVGPRMALSLLSAAPLDQLQLAIARENTALLAQVPGIGKKTAARIVLELKGKLDLGAAVPAVTSGASATVALNSELQEILMSLGYSAAEAQAAVAAVPADAPVDLEERLRLALRYFGGVAEP from the coding sequence ATGATCGCTTCGCTACGCGGCAATCTACTCGCAGTCGGACCGGACTCCGCCGTGATCGAAACCGGCGGCATTGGCTTTCAGGTCTTCGTGCCGCGTCCGCTGGCACGTCGGCTTCAGGTCGGCGCGGAGGTGCTGCTGCACACCTACCTGCATGTGCGTGAGGATGCGCTGGTGCTCTACGGCTTCGAATCGCCCGAGCAGCGCGCCTTCTTCGAAACGCTGCTTGGCGTCAGCGGCGTGGGACCGCGCATGGCCCTGAGCCTCCTCTCGGCGGCGCCACTGGATCAGTTACAACTGGCGATTGCCCGCGAGAACACCGCGCTGCTGGCACAGGTTCCCGGCATCGGCAAGAAGACCGCCGCGCGCATCGTGCTTGAACTTAAGGGTAAGCTCGATCTGGGCGCGGCGGTGCCTGCCGTCACGTCCGGCGCGTCCGCGACGGTGGCGCTGAACAGCGAGCTGCAGGAGATCCTCATGAGTCTGGGCTACAGCGCCGCCGAGGCACAGGCGGCGGTAGCGGCCGTGCCCGCCGATGCGCCCGTCGATCTGGAGGAGCGGCTGCGCCTGGCCTTGCGCTACTTCGGTGGAGTGGCCGAGCCATGA
- a CDS encoding HAD family hydrolase, which yields MTRALILWDVDGTLLRGSGLNARLFLQALQEVYALTEEARRIDYGGKTDGQIVLETLALHGIDAARALEQLPRWTARYVELIEQAAEQLAAQLRVLPGVVETLAALRERGAIQTLLTGNTEAVAALKLRATGLSDWFDLDVGAYGSDDHDRTRLVAVARRKAAARYGDCFAPLVVIGDTPRDIACGRAGAARTVAVATGSFTLAELQAHAPDAALPDLRDTAAALRAILGSP from the coding sequence ATGACGCGCGCATTGATCCTGTGGGACGTGGACGGTACGCTGCTGCGCGGCAGCGGCCTGAACGCGCGCCTCTTTCTGCAGGCTCTGCAGGAGGTGTATGCACTGACCGAGGAGGCGCGCCGCATCGACTATGGCGGCAAGACCGACGGCCAGATCGTGCTTGAAACGCTGGCGCTGCACGGCATCGACGCGGCGCGCGCGCTGGAACAACTGCCGCGCTGGACGGCGCGCTACGTCGAGCTGATCGAACAGGCCGCCGAGCAGCTCGCGGCGCAGTTGCGCGTGCTGCCGGGCGTGGTGGAGACGCTGGCCGCGCTGCGCGAACGGGGCGCGATCCAGACGCTGCTGACCGGCAACACCGAGGCGGTCGCCGCGCTGAAGCTGCGCGCGACGGGCCTGAGCGATTGGTTCGACCTCGACGTGGGCGCGTACGGTTCCGACGACCACGACCGCACGCGCCTGGTGGCGGTGGCTCGGCGCAAGGCCGCGGCGCGCTACGGCGACTGCTTCGCGCCGCTGGTGGTGATCGGCGACACGCCGCGTGACATCGCCTGCGGTCGGGCCGGCGCCGCGCGCACCGTGGCGGTGGCTACCGGCAGCTTCACGCTGGCGGAGCTGCAGGCGCACGCGCCTGACGCGGCGCTGCCCGATCTGCGCGACACCGCCGCCGCGCTGAGGGCGATTCTCGGCTCCCCCTAA